A DNA window from Arachis duranensis cultivar V14167 chromosome 3, aradu.V14167.gnm2.J7QH, whole genome shotgun sequence contains the following coding sequences:
- the LOC107479722 gene encoding GDSL esterase/lipase At4g10955 isoform X1, whose protein sequence is MDFERENFDLSGPLHLTCVQWDNAHHRMSVAASLVQAVYILERDRQEKRKDQNALAPPWWAFFHFQLLRPLVDDVDSSIFGAIFEFKPPLSPRNDTLYRSPRYVIAFRGTLTKQHSVSRDIELDIHFIQQGLHQTSRSTIALNAVRNMVATVGDSNVWLAGHSLGSAMALLTGKTLAQTGTFVESFLFNPPFVSAPIERIKDERVKHGIRFAGSVITAGLTLAMKAKQQQQQPPPPPQQLQQGKQPQQQKDLCVASFDALAAWVPGLFVNPSDHICSEYIGYFEHRRKMEEIGAGFIERLATQNSLGGLVMSAFGKESEALHLIPSASMTVNVMPARDFREAHGIHQWWQPDLRLERKLYKYK, encoded by the exons ATGGATTTCGAGAGGGAAAATTTTGATCTCTCAGGACCCTTGCATTTGACTTGTGTCCAATG GGATAACGCGCATCATCGAATGTCAGTTGCTGCTAGTTTGGTCCAAGCTGTTTACATTCTAGAAAGGGACCGGCAAGAAAAACGCAAAGATCAAAATGCTCTTGCACCGCCTTGGTGGGCATTCTTCCACTTTCAGTTGCTTCGTCCACTTGTAGATGATGTTGATTCTTCCATCTTTGGTGCAATCTTTGAGTTCAAACCTCCATTGTCTCCACGTAATGACACTTTATACCGAAGTCCACGTTATGTGATTGCCTTTCGTGGTACTCTAACCAAACAGCACTCGGTTTCACGTGACATTGAGCTGGATATCCACTTTATCCAACAAGGTCTTCATCAAACTTCTCGCTCTACCATAGCTCTGAATGCTGTTCGAAATATGGTAGCAACTGTAGGTGATTCGAATGTTTGGTTGGCTGGACATTCCTTAGGATCAGCAATGGCATTGCTTACTGGCAAAACCTTGGCTCAGACGGGCACGtttgttgaatcttttcttttcaaCCCACCCTTTGTATCTGCTCCAATAGAGAGAATTAAGGATGAGAGAGTGAAACATGGGATTCGATTTGCTGGCAGTGTGATAACAGCTGGACTCACCCTAGCCATGAAAGccaagcagcagcagcagcagccgccgccgccgccgcaGCAGCTGCAACAGGGCAAGCAGCCGCAGCAGCAGAAGGATCTGTGTGTTGCATCATTTGATGCTTTGGCTGCTTGGGTCCCAGGTTTATTTGTGAATCCATCGGACCATATATGCTCAGAGTATATTGGATACTTCGAGCACAGAAGAAAGATGGAGGAAATTGGAGCCGGATTCATTGAAAGGTTAGCGACTCAAAACTCGCTTGGTGGATTAGTGATGAGTGCGTTTGGGAAGGAATCTGAAGCCCTGCACCTCATTCCTTCGGCTTCTATGACAGTTAATGTTATGCCTGCACGTGATTTCCGAGAAGCCCATGGGATTCACCAATGGTGGCAACCTGATTTGCGCCTCGAACGCAAGCTGTACAAATACAAGTAG
- the LOC107479722 gene encoding GDSL esterase/lipase At4g10955 isoform X2, whose protein sequence is MSVAASLVQAVYILERDRQEKRKDQNALAPPWWAFFHFQLLRPLVDDVDSSIFGAIFEFKPPLSPRNDTLYRSPRYVIAFRGTLTKQHSVSRDIELDIHFIQQGLHQTSRSTIALNAVRNMVATVGDSNVWLAGHSLGSAMALLTGKTLAQTGTFVESFLFNPPFVSAPIERIKDERVKHGIRFAGSVITAGLTLAMKAKQQQQQPPPPPQQLQQGKQPQQQKDLCVASFDALAAWVPGLFVNPSDHICSEYIGYFEHRRKMEEIGAGFIERLATQNSLGGLVMSAFGKESEALHLIPSASMTVNVMPARDFREAHGIHQWWQPDLRLERKLYKYK, encoded by the coding sequence ATGTCAGTTGCTGCTAGTTTGGTCCAAGCTGTTTACATTCTAGAAAGGGACCGGCAAGAAAAACGCAAAGATCAAAATGCTCTTGCACCGCCTTGGTGGGCATTCTTCCACTTTCAGTTGCTTCGTCCACTTGTAGATGATGTTGATTCTTCCATCTTTGGTGCAATCTTTGAGTTCAAACCTCCATTGTCTCCACGTAATGACACTTTATACCGAAGTCCACGTTATGTGATTGCCTTTCGTGGTACTCTAACCAAACAGCACTCGGTTTCACGTGACATTGAGCTGGATATCCACTTTATCCAACAAGGTCTTCATCAAACTTCTCGCTCTACCATAGCTCTGAATGCTGTTCGAAATATGGTAGCAACTGTAGGTGATTCGAATGTTTGGTTGGCTGGACATTCCTTAGGATCAGCAATGGCATTGCTTACTGGCAAAACCTTGGCTCAGACGGGCACGtttgttgaatcttttcttttcaaCCCACCCTTTGTATCTGCTCCAATAGAGAGAATTAAGGATGAGAGAGTGAAACATGGGATTCGATTTGCTGGCAGTGTGATAACAGCTGGACTCACCCTAGCCATGAAAGccaagcagcagcagcagcagccgccgccgccgccgcaGCAGCTGCAACAGGGCAAGCAGCCGCAGCAGCAGAAGGATCTGTGTGTTGCATCATTTGATGCTTTGGCTGCTTGGGTCCCAGGTTTATTTGTGAATCCATCGGACCATATATGCTCAGAGTATATTGGATACTTCGAGCACAGAAGAAAGATGGAGGAAATTGGAGCCGGATTCATTGAAAGGTTAGCGACTCAAAACTCGCTTGGTGGATTAGTGATGAGTGCGTTTGGGAAGGAATCTGAAGCCCTGCACCTCATTCCTTCGGCTTCTATGACAGTTAATGTTATGCCTGCACGTGATTTCCGAGAAGCCCATGGGATTCACCAATGGTGGCAACCTGATTTGCGCCTCGAACGCAAGCTGTACAAATACAAGTAG